The sequence below is a genomic window from Methanosarcinales archaeon Met12.
ATTCACGAGACAGGGATGCGATGATGGAGGGAGTGGGATGAAGCGCCTCGAACGTTACAAAGTGTTATGTTACCGTTTTGGGCGATATATCAACATATCGCCGCAGGGGGATGTGGCGAAGTCATTGTATCGAGCCGACATCGAGATGGCGCCCGGCATGTTCATCTCGCTTGTATTTGTCACGACGGTTGTTGCGACGGTCACGATGCTCGTTTTATCGACAATTCTCTTCCGCAACTCACCTAACCCACTCATCTATATCGCGGGGTTGACTTTGCTCACCTTCGGGCTCGTACTCAGCGCATTCCCGTTCGCACTATACAACAGATCGTCTGAGAAGAAGATGGACATCGAGCGGGAGCTTCCATATGCACTTGGTTATATGTCAGTACTTGCAAGTGCAGGGTCGTCACCGCTCGACATTATCAGAAGGATTGCCATCGAGGATTACGGCCATATATCAAAGGAGTTCGGAAAGGTCATCTACCGGGTCGATATTCTTGGAGAGGATGCCATCACGGCTATGAACGATTTGATACAGAATACGCCGTCCGAGATGTTTCGAGGCGTCTGCATCGATATTGCAAACATCATGCACGTGGGCGGCGGACTTATGAGTTACCTTGAGGGGAAATCAAAAGACCTGATGACGATGCGGAGACAGGTCCAGAAGGAGTTCGTCGATTCGCTCTCGATTTATGGCGAAATATACCTCGGCGGCATTGTGATGAGTATTATAATTGCAATCCTCGGAATCGTGGTTGGGGGTGCGCTTGGCATAGATTTTGGCATCTTCCCACCGCGAGACCTCTTTAACATCACCACCTATGGCATGCTGCCGTTTATTAACATATTATTTCTTACCATACTCTGGATGAAGTATTCGGGGAGCCCGACATGAAAATAGAAAAGTTTCGCATGCACGCCGCCAGATACGTGCAGATAATAAGATTGAAATATGACATAAGGCGAGAGTATTTCACTGTGGCGATTCCCGTAATCGCTGCGATCGTACTCCTCTGTGTGGCAGTGCTCATTGGCCATACTTTCCCCGCCATAGGAGAAACGAGAGATGAGGTCGATGATGCACGGCTTGCCGCGTTTGCGGAACTTGTGGCTGAGTTGGGTGAAGTCGAAGATGGTATGGACGTGGAGCAGATTGAAGTGCCCCAGAAGGACGAGGAGATAAAAAATAATCTGGACCATATACTTGTATTTGCAGTCTTGGTTGCGATTATCCCGTATTCGGTCGATATGTACATCCAAAAGGGGCTTCTTAAAAAACGTGAAATTGCATACAGTGGATTTCTATTCAAGCTGTCTGAACTGATGAGGGGCGGCATAGACCCGATCAGAGGGGTGATTGAACTCTCAAAGACCGGGCTTGGCGCAATAACGGGAAGCATTAAGGGGGCGGCATCTGCCATGATTCTCGGGCACTCGTTTGCGGATGCGATGAATAATATGGCAGCCGCACAGAAGAGCGAGATAATCAAAAAGTACACAGCCCTGGTGGTTCGGGCATCGTACGCTGGTGGTTCGGTCGCAGATATTGTGTTCAGAACGTCAGAGGATATGCGGACCGTAATCAGGATAGAGCAAGAAAAAGAGGGGGACCTGAAACAATACACAATTATATTTTATTTTGCGCAGGGAATCATCGTCATGCTGATGTATGTCCTCTCGACCTCGCTTCTTCCAATGATTGAGGGGGCGGGGATGGAGGTATTGTTAGGAGATGCGGGAGTGGCTGATATAGATTTTAGACTCGGATTCTTCCATATGATCATCATGAACGCATTCTTTGGCGGCCTGATCATAGGCCAGATCACAGAGGGGCATATAAAACACGGATTAAAGCATTCCGCAGTCCTTATGATTGTGTGCTATGTTGCATCCACTGCTTTAATTCTCCCGGTACCGCCGGCAGAGGGCGATATTACGATTGAAGTGCTCTCGGGCGATGGGCAGGAAGGGATAACCGGAGTACCACTCGAATATCCTATCGTCTTCATGGTCCGGGACCGGGATGGAGACCCAGCCCAGGATGTCCAGGTTAGTATTAACATATTGCCGGGCGGCAGTGTAGATCCGGATATCGTGAAGACCGGGCCGGATGGCAGGGCCACTGTAAATATTGTGCCTGGTTTAACAGAGGGCGTCTATGAAATCAAAGCCATATCTGGCATCGTGGAAGAGACGGCGACCGCCCACGTCAGATTCCCGGAAAGACCGATTATAGTGCCCCCCTTAGACCAGACACTCGAAGCAGGTGCCTTTGGAGTGATTGTATGGAATATAACTGATGATAATCCTGATCAGTTCCGGGTATTGAGAGATGGGGAAACGGTCATGGGCCCCGCCCAGCTAATAGATCGGCCCTTGTTGGAGGGACTGTACTATCAACTCCGCTCCATTATGGGAGTCGCCCACCTTAGTAGTGTGAATATAAGCGTTCCAATAACTATCACAACACCCGGGGTCTGGAACTACACAATCATCGCGAGCGATACAACGGGCAATACGACGGGTGATGAAGTGATGATAACAATCATAGATGTTACACCGCCAAAGGTAATTTCCAATCCAATAGGTTACCCGGGAATAGGTATGTGGGCTAAGAACGGGGATATAATCAGATTAAATGTAACCGTTATAGATGAACATTCTGGCGTCAGGGATGTGATAGTTAACGTCTCAAGCATCAACGATACGATCAGGTACCTATCCTTAACACGGGTTGCTGAAACAGACCTATTCACAGCAGATATAATGGTCAATACGGTAGCCCCCTATAGAATAAGAGAGGCCATCATCATCGCTACAGATAAGGCGAAGAATGTGAACAATACGATGTCGTTCAGCATAGACATTCGATATTGAGTTTGGTACTAAGTTCAATAAAATGACCGCAATTATTAATTGCAGCTATCCAACCCGCTCTCTCGTATCGATGGATATGCCTTCACTTGTCATATGGTAGGGTATCATCCTTTCCGGGGGCAGAACGCCTTCCAGTTTTGGGATGTTGATGACCTTATTTATTTTATCTCCGGCGTATATGGTTCTGAATTGAATTATGCCGTCCACCATCGACCTCATAATCCTTTCAGTCCTCTCAGGAAATACGCCCATATCCGCTGCCAGCAAAAACATTGTATCGCTGTGTCGACTTACATCGATAAAAGAATTGAGCATATCCACCACCATATGCGTCTCTACATCTATGAAGAGTGATGTGAGGGTGTCCACTATACAGAGGTCCACACCAGAGATGTTCTGCGGCGATGGGGCGACCAAAGGGTACAATTTCCGGCGTTTCGGAGTATCTTCGTAGCACATATCGAGCAGAGTTGTTCGGTCCTTAAAGTCTCCAAGTATCGTGAACATCTCCGAATTCCCATCCATTCCAAACGCCGACATCTGAGCGAGAACATCCTCTCTCGACCGCTTTGTTGAGATGTACAACACTGTTTTTCCAAGTTTTATCGATTCAAATCCAATCCTTTGGATGAATATGCTCTTTATACTACCTAACTCCTCTTCAATCAATAATACGCCCTTTTGTAGAGTCGCTTCCAATCCAATGCTAGATAAGTCCATAATTACTAGTTAAGGTTCAATGCCATCATTCATAACGTTTTTGTTATACCCATACGTGTTTCTACAGCGATAGCACTTATTTATGGTTACACACTATTTCTTAGTAGATGACCAAATATATATCGCATCCGCTGATAAAACCAAACGTAGTTGAAAAACGGTTGTATCAGTCCTCGCTCGCCAACGCCGCGCTGAACCGATCTTCACTGGTGGTGCTGCCCACTGGCCTGGGTAAAACGATCGTTGCGCTGTTAGTGATGGTCGCCAGACTTGAGAAGTATGGGGGCAGGGTCCTTGTGCTGGCTCCTACGAAACCCTTAGTAGAGCAACATGCTGCCTTTTTAAAATCTATGCTCAACGTACCAAGCCACAACATCCTGATGTTCACTGGTGAGACGTCTCCAGCGGAGAGGGCGGAGTTGTGGGCGGGCGGGTCCGTGGTCATTTCAACCCCGCAGGTGATCGAGAACGATTTGATGTGTGGGCGGGTGTGTTTGGATGACGTCGTTCTCATCGTATTTGACGAGGCTCACAGGGCGGTTGGTAATTATTCATACGTCTATATTGCTGAGAAGCATATGGGACAATCTCGGAGCCCGCTTGTCCTCGGTATAACTGCATCGCCTGGGGGAGGAGATACACAGATTGAGGAGGTTTGCCGAAATCTAAACATCGGGGGCGTCGAAGTTAGAACCGAATCTGACCTGGATGTGGTACCATATACGTATAAAAAAGATGTCGAATGGATATATGTCGACCTTCCAGATGAGATTCGGGACATAAGGGAGTTGGTCGACCACGTACTGCGCGACAGGTTGAATGAGTTGAGGCGGTTGGGCGTCGTCAGCTCAAAGCGTGCAGACCCCTCAAAGAGTGAGTTGCTTCAGTTGCAGAGTAACCTTCAATATCAATTGAAAAGAGCGCCACGGCCACAAGCATATAGGTCAATATCATTGCTGGCAGAGGTTTTTAAAATTAAACATGCCATGGACATGATCGAGACGCAAGGCATTTCTGCGCTCAAGAGGTATTTTGAGAGGCTCCAAAATGAGGCGCAATCGAGGGGGGGCAGCAAGGCAGCAAGGCGGCTGGTGGAGTGCGCCGATATCAAAATGGCAATGGGTTTGGCCAATGGCTGTGATGAGGAAAAACACCCGAAGCTGGATATAGTGAGGCAGATAGTCGAAGAGCAGATGCGCAGAAATCAAGATAGCAGGATAATCGTGTTTACGAACTTCAGGGATACCGCTGAATTGGTCACCGAATCGCTGGGCGGTTTGAAGGGCGTTCGACCTATCAAATTTGTCGGGCAGGCAAATAAATATAAAGATTGTGGCCTGAGCCAACGGAAACAGGTCGAGATCCTGCGGAACTTTAAAGATGGTGTGTATAACGTGTTGGTCGGGACGTCGGTAGCAGAAGAGGGGTTGGATATACCCTCCACAAACCTTGTGGTGTTCTACGAGCCAGTGCCATCTGAAATTAGGAGTATTCAGCGACGGGGGAGGACTGGCAGGCGCGGAAGGGGGCGCGTGGTAGTGCTCATAACCAAGGGAACGAGGGACGAGGCATATTACTGGATGAGTAGGAGGGGGGAGAAGAATATGTATAAAAAAATACGTGGGTTGAAGAGTCGTTTTGAGGGTGTTAATGGTGGTGTTGGTTTTGAGGATGATTGGGGTGGGACCTTTGGGGGCGTTAAGAATGGGGTCGGTCAAGGTGCTACAGATGTGGATGTTGTGGGTACGTTGGATGCAGGTGCATCAGAGGTGGTGGCACAGAGACGGTTGAGTAGTTTTGGTGTTGATGGTGGTGCTTCAGGTAGTGCTAATGGTACTGGTACTGGTGCTATTGGTGCTTCAGGTAGTGCTAATGGTACTGGTGCTATTGGTACTGGTGGTGCTGTTGGTACTGGTAGGGTTGGTGGTGTTCGCGTATTCGTCGACCAACGCGAGATGCGCTCCGCCGTCGTAAAAGAACTGGAACGATTGGGCGCTAGTATTGGGATAAAGACGCTGGAGGTTGGAGATTATGTGTTGAGCGATCGTGTTTGTGTTGAGAGGAAGACCGCTGAGGACTTTCTGTCATCGCTTGTAGATGGGGGGCGTGATCTTTTCGGTCAATTATCTGATTTGCGGAGGTGTTTTGACCGCCCGATATTGGTCATAGAGGGGGGCGAGCTCTACACAAGGCGCAGAATTCATCCAAATGCGATACGGGGGGCGCTTGGAGCGGTGGTGGTTG
It includes:
- a CDS encoding DEAD/DEAH box helicase; translation: MTKYISHPLIKPNVVEKRLYQSSLANAALNRSSLVVLPTGLGKTIVALLVMVARLEKYGGRVLVLAPTKPLVEQHAAFLKSMLNVPSHNILMFTGETSPAERAELWAGGSVVISTPQVIENDLMCGRVCLDDVVLIVFDEAHRAVGNYSYVYIAEKHMGQSRSPLVLGITASPGGGDTQIEEVCRNLNIGGVEVRTESDLDVVPYTYKKDVEWIYVDLPDEIRDIRELVDHVLRDRLNELRRLGVVSSKRADPSKSELLQLQSNLQYQLKRAPRPQAYRSISLLAEVFKIKHAMDMIETQGISALKRYFERLQNEAQSRGGSKAARRLVECADIKMAMGLANGCDEEKHPKLDIVRQIVEEQMRRNQDSRIIVFTNFRDTAELVTESLGGLKGVRPIKFVGQANKYKDCGLSQRKQVEILRNFKDGVYNVLVGTSVAEEGLDIPSTNLVVFYEPVPSEIRSIQRRGRTGRRGRGRVVVLITKGTRDEAYYWMSRRGEKNMYKKIRGLKSRFEGVNGGVGFEDDWGGTFGGVKNGVGQGATDVDVVGTLDAGASEVVAQRRLSSFGVDGGASGSANGTGTGAIGASGSANGTGAIGTGGAVGTGRVGGVRVFVDQREMRSAVVKELERLGASIGIKTLEVGDYVLSDRVCVERKTAEDFLSSLVDGGRDLFGQLSDLRRCFDRPILVIEGGELYTRRRIHPNAIRGALGAVVVGFGVPTITTEDAGDTAAFLYVVAKQEQEGGGRVPTLHGGRTPQTLKEQQEYLVSSISNIGPVIARRLLLHFGSVQNVMSASHDDLMAVFGIGPKTAARIREVVESEYKE
- a CDS encoding type II secretion system F family protein; the protein is MKRLERYKVLCYRFGRYINISPQGDVAKSLYRADIEMAPGMFISLVFVTTVVATVTMLVLSTILFRNSPNPLIYIAGLTLLTFGLVLSAFPFALYNRSSEKKMDIERELPYALGYMSVLASAGSSPLDIIRRIAIEDYGHISKEFGKVIYRVDILGEDAITAMNDLIQNTPSEMFRGVCIDIANIMHVGGGLMSYLEGKSKDLMTMRRQVQKEFVDSLSIYGEIYLGGIVMSIIIAILGIVVGGALGIDFGIFPPRDLFNITTYGMLPFINILFLTILWMKYSGSPT
- a CDS encoding ATPase domain-containing protein translates to MDLSSIGLEATLQKGVLLIEEELGSIKSIFIQRIGFESIKLGKTVLYISTKRSREDVLAQMSAFGMDGNSEMFTILGDFKDRTTLLDMCYEDTPKRRKLYPLVAPSPQNISGVDLCIVDTLTSLFIDVETHMVVDMLNSFIDVSRHSDTMFLLAADMGVFPERTERIMRSMVDGIIQFRTIYAGDKINKVINIPKLEGVLPPERMIPYHMTSEGISIDTRERVG
- a CDS encoding type II secretion system F family protein, whose protein sequence is MKIEKFRMHAARYVQIIRLKYDIRREYFTVAIPVIAAIVLLCVAVLIGHTFPAIGETRDEVDDARLAAFAELVAELGEVEDGMDVEQIEVPQKDEEIKNNLDHILVFAVLVAIIPYSVDMYIQKGLLKKREIAYSGFLFKLSELMRGGIDPIRGVIELSKTGLGAITGSIKGAASAMILGHSFADAMNNMAAAQKSEIIKKYTALVVRASYAGGSVADIVFRTSEDMRTVIRIEQEKEGDLKQYTIIFYFAQGIIVMLMYVLSTSLLPMIEGAGMEVLLGDAGVADIDFRLGFFHMIIMNAFFGGLIIGQITEGHIKHGLKHSAVLMIVCYVASTALILPVPPAEGDITIEVLSGDGQEGITGVPLEYPIVFMVRDRDGDPAQDVQVSINILPGGSVDPDIVKTGPDGRATVNIVPGLTEGVYEIKAISGIVEETATAHVRFPERPIIVPPLDQTLEAGAFGVIVWNITDDNPDQFRVLRDGETVMGPAQLIDRPLLEGLYYQLRSIMGVAHLSSVNISVPITITTPGVWNYTIIASDTTGNTTGDEVMITIIDVTPPKVISNPIGYPGIGMWAKNGDIIRLNVTVIDEHSGVRDVIVNVSSINDTIRYLSLTRVAETDLFTADIMVNTVAPYRIREAIIIATDKAKNVNNTMSFSIDIRY